The Coffea eugenioides isolate CCC68of chromosome 8, Ceug_1.0, whole genome shotgun sequence genome has a segment encoding these proteins:
- the LOC113779134 gene encoding uncharacterized zinc finger CCHC domain-containing protein At4g19190 yields the protein MDEEEGGGIRLSKRFSDKGGEVDYKTKAGTAWSHSYLNQKPWHPLSYPNQRRKWIAEQTHAQRERRAEEVAREYAQEHEFFRQTALVSKKEKEKMETMKAVSFMYVRPPGYNAESAKAADMADERKKQEQEQNNTSQGPFEHGASTSMKHESLPSSEEKKKPRPKDVFGRALPTEEQFEVLKNAPRLETGVAGRSKPFGVEIRNVKCLRCGNFGHQSGDRECPLKDAIMPSEENRLKRDDPLTAIQALTDVNEPFKWELKQKPGLSPVRGGFRADDPNQQIVAEDIFDEYGGFLSGDNIPDLLANFSSSEPKKKSSSKRKHKRQLSPTEVSGREKWSSSSDDGGRRLEKKRHKKSSRKHSHSSLADNLDSNMLQKGNRSLAGGDRDRHLKKKRSDRKSQKHSVSSLQENSDSDVPYDHRDNGSSSGDDRKRRSKLSSSSGDDHGRRLEKKRHHKSPRKHSRSSLPDKSDFDMPYNNRNDHRSSAGGDRISKLKDRRHEKKSRVHSESSLRENSDSGVPYNHQDDGSSSGDDRKRRSKKIHKRKSPKHSYSSQSEISDYDRHCRSSRHKHSHPTSSENSDSDGHYRNRRHRHGYRH from the exons ATGGATgaagaagaaggaggaggaATAAGGTTAAGCAAGAGATTTTCAGACAAAGGAGGAGAGGTTGATTACAAAACCAAAGCAGGCACCGCTTGGTCTCATTCTTACCTCAATCAGAAGCCATGGCACCctctttcttaccctaatcaaCGCCGCAAGTGGATCGCCGAGCAGACTCACGCCCAGCGAGAACGCCGCGCCGAAGAAGTTGCCCGCGAG TATGCTCAGGAGCACGAATTTTTCCGCCAGACAGCTCTCGTCTCcaagaaggagaaagaaaag ATGGAGACGATGAAAGCTGTTAGCTTTATGTATGTCAGACCACCTGGTTACAATGCAGAGAGTGCTAAAGCTGCAGACATGGCTGATGAGAGGAAGAAGCAAGAGCAGGAGCAAAATAACACTTCCCAAGGACCATTTGAACACGGTGCTTCCACGTCGAT GAAGCACGAATCTTTGCCTTCTAGTGAGGAGAAAAAGAAGCCCAGGCCAAAGGATGTCTTTGGTCGTGCCTTGCCAACAGAAGAACAATTTGAAGTCCTTAAGAATGCTCCAAG GCTAGAGACAGGTGTTGCTGGCAGGTCCAAACCATTTGGAGTGGAGATACGCAATGTAAAATGCTTAAGATGTGGAAACTTTGGCCATCAAAGTGGTGATCGTGAATGCCCATTGAAAGATGCTATAATGCCTAGTGAAGAGAATAGATTGAAAAGAGATGATCCTTTAACAGCTATCCAGGCTCTGACAGATGTGAATGAG CCATTTAAGTGGGAGCTGAAACAAAAGCCAGGATTGAGTCCCGTTCGAGGTGGGTTTAGGGCTGATGATCCAAACCAACAAATCGTTGCTGAGGACATATTTGATGAGTACGGAG GGTTTCTAAGTGGAGATAACATCCCTGACTTGCTGGCCAATTTTTCATCAAGCGAGCCAAAGAAAAAGTCATCTAGTAAGAGGAAACATAAAAGGCAGTTATCACCTACTGAAGTAAGTGGTAGAGAAAAGTGGTCATCTTCCAGTGATGATGGTGGCAGAAGATTGGAGAAGAAGAGACACAAGAAGTCATCAAGAAAGCATTCTCACTCAAGTTTGGCAGATAACTTAGATTCCAACATGCTTCAAAAGGGTAACAGATCATTGGCTGGTGGTGATAGGGATAGacatttgaagaagaaaagaagtgaTAGGAAATCACAGAAGCATTCAGTGTCAAGTTTGCAAGAAAACTCTGATTCTGATGTGCCATATGATCATCGAGATAATGGGTCATCATCTGGTGATGATAGGAAAAGGAGATCAAAGCTGTCATCATCTTCTGGTGATGATCATGGGAGGAGATTGGAGAAGAAGAGACATCATAAGTCGCCAAGAAAGCATTCTCGCTCAAGTTTGCCAGATAAGTCAGACTTTGACATGCCATACAATAACCGAAATGACCATAGGTCATCAGCTGGTGGTGATAGGATTAGTAAATTGAAGGACAGAAGACATGAGAAGAAGTCAAGGGTGCACTCAGAGTCAAGTTTGCGAGAAAACTCAGATTCTGGTGTGCCGTATAATCACCAAGACGATGGGTCATCATCTGGTGATGATCGAAAAAGGAGATCAAAAAAGATACATAAGAGGAAGTCACCAAAGCATTCTTACTCAAGTCAATCTGAGATCTCTGACTATGATAGGCATTGCAGGAGCAGTAGGCACAAGCATTCTCATCCAACCTCATCTGAGAATTCGGACTCTGATGGGCATTACAGAAATCGTCGTCATCGTCATGGTTATCGCCATTAG